The following proteins are co-located in the Euwallacea fornicatus isolate EFF26 chromosome 16, ASM4011564v1, whole genome shotgun sequence genome:
- the ics gene encoding ras suppressor protein 1 gives MDAAHSVSCLPHNAKMSKAKKVIEEAREIKNPELDLFDKGVSTIEEMPGLLNMDYVTRITLSHNRIKVVPPGLANLTNLEILNLANNQIEELPLSLSSLPKLRILNLSINRLYNLPRGFGAFPVLEILDLTYNNLKDGALPGNFFMMETLRALYLGDNDFETLPSDIKNLKNLEILGLRENDLLALPKEIGELTRLRELHVQGNRLTTIPPELGNLDMTSNKAAFRFEGNVWVQPIADQLQLGISHLQDYLKSETYRITYNRYLTHKPAIPPKCVDKEKKISRIR, from the exons ATGGACGCCGCGCATTCAGTTTCGTGTTTACCTCACAACGCGAAAATGTCGAAGGCGAAAAAAGTGATTGAGGAGGCCAGGGAAATCAAAAATCCTGAGCTGGATTTGTTTGATAAGGGCGTGTCGACCATAGAAGAGATGCCAGGGCTAC TGAATATGGACTATGTCACTCGAATTACCCTGAGTCACAACAGAATCAAAG TGGTTCCGCCTGGTCTAGCCAATCTTACCAATCTTGAAATTCTCAACTTGGCCAACAACCAAATAGAAGAATTGCCATTATCTCTCTCGTCACTGCCGAAACTGCGGATATTGAATCTCTCCATAAATAGACTCTACAATTTGCCCAGAGGTTTTGGTGCCTTTCCAGTGCTTGAAATATTAGATCTCACTTACAACAATTTAAAGGACGGTGCACTAcctggaaacttttttatgatGG AAACTTTAAGAGCGTTATATTTGGGGGACAACGACTTTGAAACACTGCCTTCAGACATAAAAAATCTGAAGAATTTAGAAATT CTTGGTCTAAGGGAGAATGATCTACTAGCGCTGCCTAAAGAAATTGGGGAATTGACCAGACTTAGAGAGCTTCATGTCCAAG GAAATCGCTTGACAACCATCCCTCCGGAACTAGGAAACTTGGATATGACATCTAATAAGGCTGCTTTCAGATTTGAAGGAAATGTATGGGTTCAGCCCATTGCCGACCAGCTACAATTGGGTATTAGTCATTTGCAGGATTATCTGAAAAGTGAAACTTACCGAAT CACTTATAATCGATATTTGACCCACAAACCTGCGATCCCACCAAAGTGTGTGGACAAGGAAAAGAAGATTTCGAGAATTCGTTGA